Proteins encoded in a region of the Prochlorococcus marinus XMU1408 genome:
- a CDS encoding aminotransferase class IV: protein MTKNKNEKLGWINGHWGVFKDLKVPINDRGLNFADGIFETIFILNGVPQLLDEHLNRWEESASILEMNPPPSKEWLISLIEDGINRSQLNKVNGVIRINWTRGASKQRGIDISKTSHHSFWLEIDSYQPNFESISTIISQTERRNSFSRLSYCKTFSYTQGIQARIEAKNAGFNDAILLNSQGEICCATTANILVKRENNWLTPPSNSGCLPGIMRQRGIDLNIIKEALIEATPKDNDEWFLINSLSCRPIKKINKKELKISTNPKEFWLSLLQI, encoded by the coding sequence ATGACTAAAAATAAGAACGAAAAATTAGGCTGGATTAATGGTCACTGGGGAGTCTTCAAAGATTTAAAAGTGCCAATTAATGATCGAGGTCTCAACTTTGCAGATGGAATCTTTGAAACGATTTTCATTTTGAATGGAGTTCCGCAGCTTCTTGATGAGCATTTAAATAGATGGGAAGAAAGTGCAAGTATTTTAGAAATGAATCCCCCGCCATCAAAAGAATGGTTGATTTCACTCATTGAAGATGGCATTAACCGATCGCAATTAAATAAGGTCAATGGAGTAATTCGTATTAATTGGACTCGAGGAGCATCAAAACAACGTGGAATTGATATCAGCAAGACAAGCCATCATAGTTTTTGGTTGGAGATAGATTCTTATCAACCAAATTTTGAATCTATATCTACAATAATTAGTCAAACTGAAAGAAGAAATTCTTTTAGCCGATTGAGTTATTGTAAAACATTTTCCTATACCCAAGGGATTCAAGCACGCATAGAAGCAAAGAATGCAGGCTTTAATGATGCAATATTATTAAATAGTCAAGGTGAAATATGTTGCGCCACTACAGCAAATATATTAGTAAAAAGAGAAAATAATTGGTTGACTCCCCCATCTAATAGTGGTTGTCTACCTGGCATAATGCGTCAACGAGGAATTGATTTGAATATAATAAAAGAAGCTCTCATTGAAGCGACACCAAAAGATAATGATGAATGGTTTTTAATTAATAGTTTAAGTTGTCGTCCAATTAAAAAAATAAACAAAAAAGAATTAAAAATATCAACTAACCCCAAAGAATTTTGGCTGAGTTTATTACAAATCTAA
- the cobA gene encoding uroporphyrinogen-III C-methyltransferase, protein MNTYQFGTVHLVGAGPGDPDLLTVKAQKLISKCDALVYDSLVPVELLELVSSNCQLHSVGKRRGHHSVPQRTTNDILFDLAKSYSCIVRLKGGDPFLFGRGAEEASYLHKKGVPVQVVPGVTSGIAAPAYVGIPITHRLAGSSVTFVTGHEGIDKKRPAVNWRSLAKSSDGIVIYMGVHNLKFISAELIAGGMHPETSAAVIEQGTVIGQRYIKSPLVKLFDRVQEENLRSPAIVVIGSVVDFQVEACSPKPAEVTFPIPI, encoded by the coding sequence ATGAATACATATCAGTTTGGCACTGTGCATCTTGTCGGAGCAGGTCCTGGTGATCCCGATTTGTTAACAGTTAAAGCGCAAAAACTAATTAGTAAATGTGATGCGCTTGTATACGATTCTTTAGTTCCTGTAGAGCTACTTGAATTAGTTTCTTCAAATTGTCAACTTCATTCAGTAGGTAAGAGGCGTGGTCATCATTCGGTTCCTCAGAGGACAACGAATGATATTTTGTTTGACTTAGCAAAGAGTTATTCTTGTATTGTTAGATTAAAAGGTGGTGATCCATTTTTGTTTGGTAGAGGTGCGGAAGAAGCTTCTTATTTGCATAAAAAAGGGGTTCCAGTACAAGTAGTACCTGGGGTTACATCAGGTATAGCTGCTCCTGCTTATGTTGGGATACCTATTACTCATAGACTTGCTGGATCCTCAGTCACTTTTGTGACTGGACATGAGGGGATTGATAAAAAACGCCCAGCTGTAAATTGGCGGTCTTTAGCGAAATCTAGTGATGGAATCGTTATATATATGGGTGTTCATAATTTAAAATTTATCTCAGCAGAGTTGATTGCTGGTGGTATGCATCCTGAGACTTCTGCGGCAGTTATTGAGCAGGGGACTGTAATTGGTCAACGTTATATTAAGAGCCCTTTGGTAAAGCTTTTTGACCGAGTTCAAGAAGAAAATTTAAGGTCTCCTGCGATTGTTGTAATAGGTTCAGTTGTGGATTTTCAAGTAGAAGCTTGCTCTCCAAAGCCAGCTGAAGTGACATTTCCAATTCCTATATAG
- a CDS encoding CbiX/SirB N-terminal domain-containing protein, which produces MKSTFESFSSSVFSVSSINPLSSPEIICSRVSRISHYLNFNKLVESTNTSSDVHQKLSLLPNRINCEPPHHLHLLVHGSRGGEIHPSLLSLVDQLKRLKNRSVSIEALTDENPEQIDIGNRSVFLVPLFLLPGSHVCIDVPKIFKRLQEDGQNIKLFPFLGSFIPWLSLIDDLITSQSPFVKPALIHHPVSSDTSSVFLKSLEKFLNIPLYSWSRWNQDTLKNEKNYLPIPYLLTPNKNVEIDSKGEQLKSLLEIDIIHGGLVNILGNLP; this is translated from the coding sequence ATGAAAAGTACTTTTGAATCTTTTTCTTCCTCTGTATTTAGTGTTTCTTCGATCAACCCCCTCTCCTCGCCTGAAATTATTTGTTCTCGAGTATCTAGAATTTCTCATTATCTCAATTTTAATAAATTAGTTGAAAGTACTAATACATCTTCAGATGTCCATCAAAAGTTGTCTTTGTTACCAAATAGAATTAATTGTGAGCCTCCTCACCATTTACATTTATTAGTTCATGGTTCTCGAGGTGGTGAGATACATCCATCTCTTCTTTCTTTGGTTGACCAATTAAAAAGGCTTAAAAATCGCTCTGTTTCAATAGAGGCTTTAACTGATGAGAATCCAGAACAAATTGACATCGGTAATAGATCAGTATTTTTAGTTCCTCTTTTTTTGTTACCCGGAAGTCATGTTTGTATTGATGTACCAAAAATATTTAAACGTTTGCAAGAAGATGGACAAAATATAAAATTGTTTCCTTTCCTAGGTTCTTTTATACCATGGCTATCCTTAATAGATGATCTGATAACTAGTCAGAGTCCTTTTGTTAAACCTGCATTGATTCATCACCCTGTCTCTTCAGATACTTCAAGCGTTTTTCTTAAGTCCTTAGAAAAATTCCTAAATATTCCTCTTTATTCATGGTCTAGATGGAATCAAGATACTTTGAAAAATGAGAAGAATTATCTTCCTATTCCCTATCTTTTGACGCCTAACAAAAATGTAGAAATTGATAGTAAAGGAGAGCAGCTTAAATCTTTGCTTGAGATTGATATTATTCATGGTGGTCTTGTTAATATTTTGGGTAACTTGCCATGA
- a CDS encoding ferredoxin--nitrite reductase, whose amino-acid sequence MAKYYLEGKKLNQVEKNKAAKDGLEIGKDIEKFAEMGWEEMDKTDLELRLKWYGMFWRPKTPGKFMLRLRIPNGIINSEQLKVIASIVARYGENGSCDITTRQNIQLRGVLISDLPEILNRLDKVNISTTQSGFDNPRNVTGNPIAGVDPEEIIDTRKYTSKMQDHLTNEGKGNSEFSNLPRKWNTAIAGSKDNFLLHNDLIFHPVKINNVLGFSVWVGGVLSSVMNEYAVPLNAWVEEEKIYELTSIIISLWRDNGERNIRPKGRFRFYLDKIGIEKFRDLVEKQYGELKEDPGSIFSDKPRSFFGIHPQKQENKYYAGIHVPVGRLLAEDLQDLANISNNFGNKEIRLTEDQNVIVTGIDTNLIEEFKGQSILQKFPLEPETIAAGTVSCTGNTYCGFALTNTKDQALKISHELDKELDLKDELKIHWTGCPNSCGQAYMGGIGLTGKKAKDKEGKTVEAYDICIGGSQGPNYKLGELIKKSVPQDELKDVLKDLLISNFDAKEKIFLSKKSGSFSLFMNWFNNLGKDKPLVNRANGSPDIFSKFMNRISN is encoded by the coding sequence ATGGCCAAGTACTATCTAGAAGGTAAAAAACTAAATCAAGTTGAAAAAAATAAAGCTGCTAAGGATGGACTTGAAATAGGAAAGGATATAGAGAAGTTTGCTGAAATGGGATGGGAGGAAATGGATAAAACTGATTTAGAATTAAGATTAAAATGGTATGGAATGTTTTGGAGGCCCAAAACACCTGGTAAGTTCATGTTAAGGCTAAGAATACCTAATGGGATAATTAATTCAGAACAACTCAAAGTAATTGCATCAATTGTTGCTAGATATGGAGAAAATGGAAGTTGTGATATAACAACTAGACAAAATATACAACTTAGAGGTGTTTTAATTAGTGATTTACCTGAGATATTAAATAGATTAGACAAAGTAAACATATCAACAACTCAATCTGGATTTGATAATCCAAGAAATGTTACTGGCAATCCAATCGCTGGGGTTGACCCAGAAGAAATTATAGACACAAGAAAATATACATCAAAAATGCAAGATCATTTAACTAATGAAGGCAAAGGAAATTCAGAATTTTCAAATCTTCCAAGAAAATGGAATACAGCTATAGCAGGTTCTAAAGATAATTTTCTTTTACATAATGATTTGATTTTTCATCCGGTAAAAATTAATAATGTTTTAGGTTTTAGTGTTTGGGTTGGAGGTGTACTTTCATCAGTAATGAATGAATATGCAGTTCCGTTAAATGCCTGGGTTGAAGAAGAAAAAATTTATGAATTAACATCAATCATTATATCCCTATGGAGAGATAATGGAGAAAGAAATATAAGACCTAAAGGTAGGTTTAGATTTTATTTAGATAAAATTGGGATTGAGAAATTTAGAGATCTTGTCGAAAAACAATATGGAGAATTAAAAGAAGATCCAGGATCAATATTTTCAGATAAACCAAGGTCATTTTTTGGAATTCATCCTCAAAAGCAAGAAAATAAATATTATGCAGGAATTCATGTGCCAGTAGGTCGACTTTTGGCTGAAGATTTACAAGATCTAGCGAATATCAGCAATAATTTTGGTAACAAAGAAATAAGACTTACTGAAGATCAAAATGTTATTGTTACTGGTATAGATACAAATCTAATTGAAGAATTTAAGGGGCAATCTATCTTACAAAAGTTTCCATTAGAACCAGAAACTATTGCAGCAGGTACTGTTTCTTGTACTGGAAATACCTATTGTGGTTTCGCTCTGACAAATACAAAAGATCAAGCTTTAAAAATCTCACATGAATTAGACAAAGAATTAGATTTAAAAGACGAGTTAAAGATTCATTGGACAGGGTGTCCTAATAGTTGTGGGCAAGCCTACATGGGAGGAATTGGTTTAACGGGTAAAAAAGCTAAAGACAAAGAAGGAAAAACCGTTGAAGCTTATGATATATGCATTGGTGGATCACAAGGACCTAATTATAAATTAGGCGAATTAATAAAAAAATCTGTCCCTCAAGATGAACTAAAAGATGTACTAAAAGATTTACTTATCTCAAATTTTGATGCAAAAGAAAAAATATTTTTAAGTAAGAAATCTGGTTCATTTTCTCTTTTCATGAATTGGTTTAACAACCTTGGCAAAGATAAGCCTTTAGTTAATAGAGCCAATGGTAGCCCCGACATCTTTTCCAAATTTATGAATCGAATTAGCAATTAA
- a CDS encoding formate/nitrite transporter family protein, with protein MDYVLPNELVDGMIAAGGKKSSVSVKNLLIRGFYSGAILGLATCLAITIGIQSGMPWLGSFIFPFGFASIVLFGMELVTGNFALLPMAVWAGKSSWSATVRNWLWVWIGNFLGTAFVAVLLSISLSSAGNIDPLTAAEGGKGWAVVAAKIIAIHKANTVVKYEALGSTGFFLAFLRGVIANWLVCLGVTMALVSKSVPGKILACWLPITAFQTMGMEHIVVNMFLHTTGPLLGSGIPFTKVIFWNFFPVTIGNIVGGMVFIGMLFYSTHKTPISNVLPDVKDEKLEREVAAQLGAR; from the coding sequence ATGGACTACGTCCTGCCAAATGAATTGGTAGATGGAATGATTGCTGCAGGTGGAAAGAAATCATCTGTAAGCGTAAAAAACTTACTAATAAGAGGCTTCTATTCAGGAGCAATTTTAGGTTTAGCGACATGTCTTGCAATTACTATAGGTATTCAATCTGGGATGCCTTGGTTAGGTTCTTTCATATTTCCTTTTGGTTTTGCAAGCATCGTTCTTTTTGGTATGGAGCTTGTTACTGGTAATTTTGCGTTACTACCAATGGCAGTATGGGCTGGAAAAAGTTCTTGGTCTGCAACTGTAAGGAATTGGCTATGGGTTTGGATCGGTAATTTTCTTGGTACAGCATTTGTTGCCGTACTACTTTCAATTAGTTTATCTAGTGCTGGAAATATAGATCCTTTAACTGCTGCTGAAGGTGGAAAAGGATGGGCAGTTGTTGCAGCAAAAATAATAGCTATTCATAAAGCAAACACAGTTGTTAAGTATGAAGCGCTTGGAAGTACTGGTTTTTTCCTTGCATTTTTACGTGGGGTAATTGCAAACTGGCTAGTTTGTTTAGGTGTAACAATGGCACTTGTAAGTAAAAGTGTTCCAGGCAAAATACTTGCTTGCTGGCTACCTATAACTGCATTCCAAACAATGGGAATGGAGCACATAGTAGTTAATATGTTTTTGCATACAACTGGCCCTCTACTTGGATCTGGTATTCCTTTTACAAAAGTAATCTTTTGGAATTTCTTTCCAGTTACTATTGGAAATATTGTTGGAGGAATGGTATTTATTGGAATGCTTTTCTATAGCACCCACAAAACTCCAATATCTAACGTTTTACCAGACGTCAAAGATGAAAAGCTAGAAAGAGAGGTGGCCGCACAACTTGGTGCAAGATAA
- a CDS encoding capsid protein: protein MIIEESNIWDTLNNAKKTKPSAEWLKNAYNPNINYELRQEIANRLGQLSKVGWIKIKNLINTYGNKDELILAAGLTYQEDAKEWLLKHLYDDDIMSIKIVEALACWGGTLPIELIKTILEDKREQMKIAGLELLKFKAHLLSDSHLLDIAKSPLNDFREEIVIKTLTIIQRRESLDICIAISDVIQKGSDKSAYYGLMALGSIGTEISKNILLDLVKNLKNTQRKELAKKQLHFEI, encoded by the coding sequence ATGATTATTGAAGAAAGCAATATATGGGATACGCTTAATAACGCAAAAAAAACTAAGCCAAGCGCTGAGTGGCTTAAGAATGCATACAATCCAAATATCAACTACGAACTTAGGCAAGAAATCGCTAATCGCTTAGGACAATTATCAAAAGTAGGATGGATAAAAATAAAAAATCTAATTAATACATATGGCAATAAAGATGAACTAATTCTTGCTGCAGGACTTACTTATCAAGAGGATGCCAAAGAATGGCTCTTAAAACATCTTTATGATGATGACATTATGAGCATCAAAATCGTAGAAGCTTTAGCTTGCTGGGGAGGAACATTACCGATTGAGTTGATCAAAACAATATTAGAAGATAAACGTGAACAAATGAAAATAGCTGGTCTAGAATTACTAAAGTTTAAAGCTCATTTACTTTCTGATTCTCATTTACTTGATATAGCAAAGTCACCTTTAAATGATTTCAGAGAAGAGATAGTAATCAAAACACTGACAATCATTCAAAGACGTGAAAGCCTAGATATCTGCATAGCTATAAGCGATGTAATACAAAAAGGATCGGATAAATCTGCATACTATGGCTTAATGGCTCTTGGTTCAATTGGAACTGAAATTAGTAAAAATATCCTATTAGATTTGGTCAAAAATTTGAAGAATACTCAACGCAAAGAACTTGCAAAAAAACAACTTCACTTTGAAATATAA
- a CDS encoding anthranilate phosphoribosyltransferase family protein, with product MTNKYEEFKTYLKKIGSGEFTGKSLTREETKSAIKLMLKEEASAAQIGGFMIAHRIRRPIPEELAGMIDAYIELGPKIQSPSNQRQPIFFGMPFDGRKKTAPIYPLTTLLLLTQKQPVILHGGSRMPVKYGVTHHELFQALGINLTGLSIEQLQSFFNHNDLALIHQPDHFPLAENLIPYRDQIGKRPPLASMELIWTCHQGNHLHISGYVHSPTEERHWKTLELMGEQNVMTIKGLEGGIDLSISRSSTIGQYKNQYGTRTVFHPKDYKCSGKDIEWNNITEWKRFALQALNGEGPLIKALEWNAGIYFFYAGLSSDIKEGINKAKEIINSELAIKHLEKLIDWSEKNIDS from the coding sequence ATGACAAACAAATACGAAGAATTTAAAACCTATTTAAAAAAAATAGGTAGTGGTGAGTTCACAGGGAAAAGTCTTACTCGCGAAGAAACTAAATCAGCTATTAAGCTGATGCTAAAAGAAGAAGCAAGCGCAGCACAAATTGGTGGCTTCATGATTGCGCATAGAATTAGACGTCCCATCCCTGAAGAATTAGCTGGGATGATTGATGCCTATATAGAACTAGGACCCAAAATTCAATCACCCAGCAATCAACGTCAACCTATATTTTTTGGGATGCCTTTTGATGGGCGAAAAAAAACAGCGCCAATTTACCCTCTAACAACTTTACTATTACTAACTCAGAAACAGCCTGTTATTTTGCATGGTGGTTCTCGTATGCCAGTGAAATACGGCGTTACTCATCACGAACTCTTTCAAGCCTTAGGAATAAATTTAACTGGTCTATCCATAGAACAACTGCAAAGTTTTTTCAACCATAACGATCTAGCTTTAATACATCAGCCAGATCATTTTCCGCTAGCTGAAAATTTAATTCCTTACAGAGATCAAATAGGTAAGCGACCACCTCTAGCAAGTATGGAATTAATCTGGACATGTCATCAAGGAAATCATCTACATATAAGTGGCTATGTTCATTCACCTACTGAAGAAAGACATTGGAAGACCTTAGAGCTTATGGGAGAACAAAATGTGATGACTATCAAAGGACTGGAAGGTGGAATAGATCTTTCAATTAGTCGTTCATCAACAATTGGACAGTACAAAAATCAATATGGAACTAGAACTGTTTTTCATCCCAAAGACTACAAATGTTCTGGAAAAGATATTGAATGGAACAACATCACAGAATGGAAAAGATTTGCTTTACAAGCTCTTAATGGCGAGGGTCCTTTAATAAAAGCACTTGAATGGAATGCTGGTATTTACTTTTTTTATGCAGGCTTAAGCTCTGATATTAAAGAAGGAATTAATAAAGCAAAAGAAATAATCAATTCAGAACTTGCTATCAAGCACTTAGAAAAATTAATTGATTGGAGTGAGAAAAATATTGATTCCTAA
- a CDS encoding GNAT family N-acetyltransferase, whose product MALREVYEDAIRTCDKSLYSQEQIEAWSALAYLPGILDKPLKQGVGWVSCVDKTIEAFALKYPHNRLALLYCRGRSSRQGHATALLNQIEADTLKDRPITLKTEASLCSYQLLLRHGWTIISPEEIQIGGVHFSRYLMEKTLY is encoded by the coding sequence ATGGCCCTCAGAGAAGTTTATGAAGATGCTATTCGAACTTGCGACAAATCCTTGTACAGCCAAGAACAGATTGAAGCATGGTCAGCTTTAGCGTATCTTCCTGGGATTTTAGATAAACCTCTGAAGCAAGGGGTGGGCTGGGTGAGTTGTGTTGATAAAACTATTGAAGCATTTGCTTTAAAATATCCCCATAATCGCTTGGCATTGCTTTATTGCCGAGGGCGTTCGTCACGGCAGGGGCATGCTACGGCTCTATTAAATCAAATTGAGGCAGATACTCTTAAAGATAGACCAATAACTTTAAAAACCGAGGCAAGTTTATGTAGTTATCAACTGCTTTTACGTCATGGATGGACAATTATTTCCCCTGAAGAAATTCAAATAGGTGGTGTGCATTTTTCTCGTTATTTGATGGAAAAAACTTTGTATTAA
- a CDS encoding MFS transporter, whose translation MRRLKIPTLLGAFITLLDDRLGETIVLPLLPFLLEQFTTSATTLGFLTGTYAISQFAAAPLIGAMSDRFGRKPIMITCVSGSVIGICLFALTVSLNWDNYLPLWASALPLSLLFLARIIDGISGGTAATATTILADISTPENRAKTFGLIGVAFGLGFILGPGLGTALAKFSVTLPVWVASGFAIFNLIFVIWFLPETLPKNKRNLLPRKRDLNPISQLLIVFKNPLARRLCLSFFVFFMAFNGFTAVLVLYLKEKFGWSPELCSAAFIVVGVIAMIVQGGLIGPLVKRFGESRLTFTGIGFVMTGCILLTLANIDTSIPLVFSGVAILAMGTGLVTPSLRALISRRLSSIGQGAVLGNLQGLQSLGTFLGAIAAGRSYDIFGPKSPFFGTILLLLFVMFLISGKNLRNRKVSV comes from the coding sequence TTGAGAAGGCTAAAAATTCCCACCCTTTTAGGAGCTTTCATAACACTTCTAGATGATCGTTTGGGCGAAACCATTGTTTTGCCTTTATTACCTTTTTTATTAGAACAATTCACGACAAGCGCGACGACTCTTGGTTTTTTAACTGGAACTTATGCAATATCTCAGTTTGCTGCAGCACCACTAATTGGAGCTATGAGTGATCGTTTCGGTCGTAAGCCAATCATGATCACATGTGTATCTGGTTCAGTAATAGGAATATGTCTATTTGCATTAACTGTAAGCCTGAATTGGGATAATTATTTACCTTTATGGGCCTCAGCTTTACCTTTATCTTTACTATTTTTAGCCAGAATAATTGATGGTATAAGTGGCGGTACTGCAGCTACTGCTACTACAATACTTGCAGATATATCAACTCCCGAAAATCGCGCAAAAACCTTTGGATTAATTGGAGTAGCATTTGGTTTAGGTTTTATTCTTGGTCCAGGATTAGGAACAGCTCTTGCTAAATTTAGTGTTACTTTACCGGTATGGGTAGCAAGTGGATTTGCAATATTTAATCTTATTTTTGTAATTTGGTTTCTACCGGAAACACTGCCCAAAAATAAAAGAAATTTACTACCAAGGAAAAGAGATTTGAATCCAATTAGTCAGCTACTAATTGTATTCAAAAACCCCTTAGCTAGAAGACTTTGCTTATCCTTTTTTGTTTTCTTTATGGCATTTAATGGCTTTACAGCTGTTTTAGTCCTTTATTTAAAAGAAAAATTTGGATGGAGTCCTGAATTATGTAGTGCTGCTTTTATTGTCGTTGGAGTTATCGCAATGATTGTTCAAGGAGGCCTAATAGGTCCTCTTGTAAAAAGATTTGGTGAGTCGAGATTAACTTTTACTGGTATTGGCTTTGTAATGACAGGATGTATTCTTTTAACGCTTGCAAATATAGATACGTCAATTCCTCTTGTATTTTCTGGCGTCGCAATACTTGCAATGGGAACTGGACTAGTAACTCCTAGTTTAAGAGCACTAATTTCAAGAAGACTAAGTTCTATAGGTCAAGGAGCAGTATTAGGAAATCTGCAGGGATTACAAAGTCTGGGAACATTTCTTGGTGCAATAGCAGCAGGACGTTCATATGATATTTTTGGTCCAAAAAGTCCATTTTTTGGAACCATATTGCTCCTATTATTCGTTATGTTTTTAATTTCGGGTAAAAATCTTCGGAATAGAAAAGTAAGCGTCTAG
- the ppk1 gene encoding polyphosphate kinase 1: MSTSNINNENYINRELSWIDFNKRVLELAIEEETPLLEKIKFSSIFSNNLDEFFMVRVASLKSQVDGGISKKSQDGRSAEEQLDAIRNYLDPILDKQQSKTKYYIQDEFKKNNLFILEYKELNEKQKVWIDNYFTNAIFPILTPLAVDPAHPFPFISNLSLNLAAIIFDRETEKEQFTRIKIPGESISRFISIPIELDDNQSAKYTGIAIEQIIANNLIMLFPGMEVKAYSFFRVTRDADLELRDLEADDLMSALEEGLRKRRKGGEVVRLEVSSNTPEIILDLLQEGMHVEKENLYQIEGLLALDELIELTAINLPKLKFKEHQGITHNQLKNSQLRETEDLDIRNKNNFKSIFSIIRRNDLLVHHPYNLFSTSVEEFINQAAEDSQVMGIKMTLYRISKDSLIIDALIRAAEKGKQVMALVELKARFDEDNNIQWAKQLEQSGVHVVYGVIGLKTHTKIALVIRKEKNRLRSYFHIGTGNYNSKTSKTYTDLGLLSCQPELGQDLIELFNYLTGFAKQQSYRKLLVAPVTLRHGIEKLIKREIKHAKTGLPAKIIAKMNSLVDPEIIKLLYEASREGVQIELIIRGMCCLYPQKKGLSENIKVKSIIGRFLEHSRIFWFNNDGNAEVFIGSADWMRRNLDRRVEAVTPIEDNKIKKEIKHLLDSYIEESKDCWIMQSDGSYIKNEILNDKKRYLQEKIIKLYKKEAN; this comes from the coding sequence ATGAGCACTTCTAACATCAATAATGAAAACTATATTAATCGTGAACTTAGTTGGATAGATTTTAATAAGCGTGTTTTAGAATTAGCAATAGAAGAAGAAACACCTCTACTTGAAAAGATTAAATTTAGCTCGATTTTTAGCAATAATTTAGACGAGTTCTTTATGGTGAGAGTTGCTTCATTAAAATCACAAGTAGATGGTGGGATATCGAAAAAAAGCCAAGACGGGCGATCGGCCGAAGAGCAACTTGATGCAATTAGAAATTATCTAGATCCTATTTTAGATAAGCAACAATCTAAAACAAAATACTATATACAAGATGAATTTAAAAAAAATAATTTATTTATACTTGAATATAAAGAATTGAACGAAAAGCAAAAGGTTTGGATTGATAATTACTTTACAAATGCAATTTTTCCAATATTAACTCCTTTAGCTGTTGATCCTGCGCACCCATTTCCTTTTATAAGTAATCTTAGTCTCAATTTAGCCGCAATCATATTCGATAGAGAAACAGAAAAAGAACAATTTACTCGTATAAAAATTCCAGGTGAAAGTATTTCTAGATTTATAAGTATTCCAATTGAGCTAGATGATAATCAATCAGCAAAATATACAGGTATTGCAATTGAACAAATTATTGCAAATAACCTTATAATGCTATTCCCAGGAATGGAGGTTAAAGCATATTCATTCTTTCGTGTAACGAGAGATGCTGATCTAGAGCTTCGTGATCTTGAAGCTGATGATTTAATGAGTGCATTAGAAGAAGGTTTAAGAAAAAGACGCAAAGGTGGCGAAGTAGTAAGACTAGAGGTTTCCTCAAATACACCAGAAATAATTCTTGATTTACTACAAGAAGGTATGCATGTTGAGAAAGAAAATTTATATCAAATCGAAGGATTACTAGCTTTAGATGAGCTCATAGAATTAACAGCAATTAATCTTCCAAAACTAAAATTTAAAGAGCATCAAGGGATCACTCATAATCAACTGAAAAACAGTCAATTAAGAGAGACTGAAGATTTAGATATTAGAAATAAAAATAACTTTAAAAGTATATTTTCGATTATTCGCCGTAATGATTTACTAGTCCATCACCCATATAATCTTTTTTCAACATCAGTCGAAGAATTTATCAATCAAGCTGCAGAAGATTCACAAGTCATGGGAATAAAAATGACATTGTATAGAATATCAAAAGACTCTTTAATTATTGATGCACTAATCAGAGCTGCTGAAAAAGGAAAGCAAGTGATGGCTCTGGTTGAACTCAAAGCAAGATTTGATGAAGATAATAATATCCAATGGGCAAAGCAATTAGAACAATCAGGAGTACATGTTGTATATGGCGTAATTGGACTTAAAACTCATACAAAAATCGCATTAGTAATAAGGAAAGAAAAAAATAGATTAAGGTCATATTTTCATATTGGGACTGGCAATTATAATTCAAAAACATCAAAAACCTATACAGATCTTGGTTTACTTTCTTGCCAACCTGAACTTGGTCAAGATCTTATTGAGCTATTTAATTATCTAACAGGATTTGCTAAACAACAATCTTATAGAAAGTTATTAGTTGCTCCGGTAACTCTCAGGCATGGAATCGAAAAGTTAATCAAAAGAGAAATCAAGCATGCAAAAACTGGACTTCCTGCAAAAATAATAGCCAAAATGAATTCTCTTGTTGATCCTGAAATTATAAAATTACTTTATGAAGCCTCAAGAGAAGGAGTACAAATTGAACTCATTATCAGAGGAATGTGTTGTCTATATCCTCAGAAAAAAGGCTTAAGCGAGAATATAAAAGTAAAGAGTATTATTGGTCGATTTTTAGAGCATTCAAGAATTTTTTGGTTTAATAACGATGGAAATGCAGAAGTCTTTATTGGTAGTGCAGATTGGATGAGACGCAATTTAGATAGAAGAGTAGAAGCAGTTACTCCTATTGAAGATAATAAAATCAAAAAAGAAATTAAACATTTATTAGATTCTTATATAGAGGAATCTAAAGACTGTTGGATTATGCAAAGTGATGGAAGCTACATTAAAAATGAAATTTTGAATGATAAAAAAAGATATCTTCAAGAAAAAATTATCAAGCTGTACAAAAAAGAAGCAAATTAA